A window from Drosophila yakuba strain Tai18E2 chromosome 3L, Prin_Dyak_Tai18E2_2.1, whole genome shotgun sequence encodes these proteins:
- the LOC6533809 gene encoding thioredoxin-related transmembrane protein 1, which produces MTSKLILLLSVFGVIPNAMIPKSPDNIDLCPQSSRISDTSSWTADFGGGWITWIDAGNWTEVLSGEWLLLLCSPLQPKCRDMEAVFYQLATTSMGCLDVKLAFGDLSRNFWLRGRFSSITTVAIYHVLDGEFRRVFSPRHTLYGLRNLLLLREYSELARVPFWLHPTSIWCSFVELGLKVMIHLKFSDVFWRHFWLTVLTLDLMFIIVAPYILWRIIRKDNVTNTALKLASTGGNPLSMKSFSKEKETTSAAYLVKRRLMKVTKLKRL; this is translated from the coding sequence ATGACTTCAAAGCTAATCCTTCTTCTATCGGTATTTGGTGTGATTCCAAACGCGATGATCCCGAAAAGTCCAGATAACATTGACCTATGTCCCCAATCATCCCGGATATCTGATACCAGCTCTTGGACAGCCGACTTTGGAGGTGGATGGATTACCTGGATAGACGCGGGCAACTGGACGGAGGTGCTTTCTGGCGAGTGGCTTCTGCTGCTCTGCTCGCCACTTCAGCCGAAGTGCAGAGATATGGAGGCGGTCTTCTACCAGCTGGCGACCACCTCAATGGGTTGCCTCGATGTGAAATTGGCTTTTGGAGATCTGTCCAGGAACTTTTGGCTAAGAGGACGATTTTCCTCCATCACTACGGTCGCCATATATCACGTGCTGGATGGGGAGTTTCGGAGAGTGTTTTCCCCGCGGCACACCTTGTACGGCCTTCGCAATCTTTTGCTTCTGCGCGAATATTCGGAATTAGCTCGAGTGCCATTTTGGCTACACCCGACCTCCATTTGGTGCAGCTTTGTCGAACTTGGTTTGAAGGTGATGATTCATCTGAAATTCTCAGATGTTTTTTGGCGCCACTTTTGGTTGACCGTCCTTACCTTGGACCTAATGTTCATCATCGTAGCACCCTACATTTTATGGCGTATTATAAGGAAGGATAATGTGACTAATACTGCATTGAAGCTAGCGTCAACCGGAGGTAATCCTTTGTCGATGAAATCGTTTTCCAAGGAGAAGGAAACCACATCTGCTGCATATTTAGTTAAACGCAGGCTAATGAAAGTAACCAAGCTAAAACGTCTTTAA
- the LOC6533810 gene encoding succinate dehydrogenase [ubiquinone] flavoprotein subunit, mitochondrial translates to MNRLFVRRAGQHVTRTLLGPSASRLPQVTAVRDASCKDEYSLVDHKFDAIVIGAGGAGMRAGFGLAEKGFQTAIISKLFPTRSHTVAAQGGVNAALSNMDKDDWKYHFYDTVKGSDWLGDQNAIHYMCREAEKAVCELDMYGMPFSRKPDGKIYQRPFGGQTLDYGKGGVARRACACADRTGHALIHTLYGQTLKHSDFCHYFVDYFVLDLIMSQGACVGCLAWKLDDGTFHRFLAKNTVVAAGGCGRVYFSTTAGHTCTGDGNAWVSRQELPLMDMEFVQFHPTGIYGAGCLITEGVRGEGGFFLNCKGERFMERYAPKAKDLASRDVVARAMTMEVLAGNGCGPLKDHVHLQLHHIDAKIIKQRLPGIMVTARIFAKVDVTKEPVPVLPTVHYNMGGIPTDYKGRVVTIDENGKEQIVKGLYSCGETSCASVHGANRLGANSLLDLIIFGRVCALDIAANSCPGDKPPQVEDKATEKSLDNFKRLRCADGCIPTATLRMELQRTMTKHAAVFREGKLLKEGLLKVAELCKQFKDIKITDRTLVWNTNLVETLELQNMLANAVHIITAMENRKESRGSHAREDFQKRVDELDYGAPLAGQKKKPIEEHWRKHTMTFALGNMGCASIKYRPVVDTTLDSSVAPIPPAPRTY, encoded by the coding sequence ATGAATCGCCTGTTTGTCAGAAGGGCGGGACAGCATGTAACCAGGACCCTTCTGGGTCCAAGTGCCAGTCGTCTGCCTCAAGTGACCGCCGTGCGAGACGCCAGTTGCAAGGATGAGTACTCCTTGGTAGACCACAAGTTCGATGCGATTGTGATTGGTGCCGGTGGAGCTGGAATGCGGGCTGGATTTGGGCTGGCGGAGAAGGGCTTCCAGACGGCCATTATATCGAAGCTCTTCCCCACCCGATCGCACACGGTGGCTGCCCAGGGTGGTGTTAATGCCGCCCTCTCAAATATGGACAAGGACGACTGGAAGTATCACTTCTACGATACGGTGAAGGGCTCCGATTGGCTGGGCGATCAGAATGCGATCCATTACATGTGCCGCGAGGCGGAGAAGGCGGTCTGCGAACTGGACATGTACGGAATGCCCTTCTCCCGCAAGCCCGATGGCAAGATCTACCAGCGACCCTTTGGTGGACAGACCTTGGACTACGGCAAGGGCGGCGTGGCCAGGAGGGCGTGTGCATGTGCAGATCGCACGGGTCACGCCCTCATTCACACACTGTACGGCCAAACGCTGAAGCACTCCGATTTTTGCCACTACTTTGTGGACTACTTCGTCCTGGATCTGATCATGTCGCAGGGCGCATGTGTGGGCTGCTTGGCCTGGAAACTGGATGATGGCACCTTCCATCGGTTTCTGGCCAAGAATACGGTTGTCGCCGCCGGCGGTTGTGGTCGGGTGTACTTCTCCACGACCGCCGGACACACGTGTACGGGCGATGGCAATGCTTGGGTGTCCAGACAGGAGCTGCCCCTCATGGACATGGAGTTTGTGCAGTTTCATCCCACTGGCATCTACGGCGCAGGTTGCCTCATCACCGAGGGAGTGAGGGGCGAAGGCGGTTTCTTCTTGAACTGCAAGGGAGAGCGGTTCATGGAACGCTATGCCCCAAAGGCCAAGGATCTGGCCTCCAGGGATGTGGTGGCGCGGGCTATGACCATGGAGGTTCTGGCTGGCAATGGTTGTGGTCCGCTCAAGGATCATGTGCACCTGCAACTCCATCATATCGACGCCAAGATCATCAAGCAACGATTGCCGGGCATTATGGTCACCGCAAGGATCTTTGCCAAGGTGGACGTGACCAAGGAACCAGTACCAGTGCTGCCAACGGTGCACTACAACATGGGCGGTATACCAACGGACTACAAGGGTCGTGTGGTCACCATCGATGAGAATGGCAAGGAGCAGATTGTCAAGGGGCTGTACTCCTGCGGGGAAACTTCGTGCGCCTCAGTGCACGGAGCCAATCGCTTGGGTGCCAACTCCCTGCTGGATCTGATCATCTTTGGCCGCGTCTGTGCCTTGGACATTGCCGCAAACAGCTGTCCGGGCGATAAGCCGCCCCAGGTGGAGGACAAGGCCACCGAGAAGTCGCTGGACAACTTCAAGCGCCTGCGTTGCGCCGACGGATGCATTCCCACGGCCACGCTGAGAATGGAACTGCAGCGAACGATGACCAAGCATGCGGCTGTATTCCGCGAGGGAAAGCTCCTCAAGGAGGGCCTGCTCAAAGTGGCGGAGTTGTGCAAACAGTTCAAGGACATCAAGATAACCGATCGCACGCTGGTGTGGAACACCAACCTGGTTGAAACCCTGGAGCTGCAAAATATGCTGGCCAATGCGGTGCACATCATAACAGCCATGGAGAACCGCAAGGAGTCGCGGGGATCCCATGCTCGCGAGGATTTCCAGAAGCGCGTCGATGAGCTGGACTACGGAGCACCGCTGGCCGGACAGAAGAAGAAACCAATTGAGGAGCACTGGCGCAAGCACACCATGACCTTTGCCCTGGGCAATATGGGGTGTGCCTCGATCAAATATCGTCCGGTAGTGGACACCACCCTGGACAGCTCCGTGGCACCCATTCCACCTGCTCCGCGTACTTACTGA